The Myxococcales bacterium genome includes a region encoding these proteins:
- the rarD gene encoding EamA family transporter RarD, translated as MVAGALLSLNWVMFLWAVTHGHIVEVSLGYYINPLMSVALGVVVMGERLSPRVQIAIAIAAIGVVVMTFAAGQPPWISLWLAVTFALYGLLKKQADAAEPLEGLVIETGTAAIPLALWLAILIADGQSQVVAGSVNWAWLPFTGVITVVPLLLFGISTQLIPLSMVGMLQYLAPSIQLALGLMLYGEAVTPAQIFGFIAIWLALGIYVFDNLRAVRTTETAA; from the coding sequence GTGGTCGCCGGAGCGCTCCTCAGCCTGAACTGGGTGATGTTTCTCTGGGCGGTGACTCACGGCCATATCGTAGAAGTCAGCTTGGGGTACTACATCAATCCCCTCATGAGCGTGGCCCTCGGGGTCGTGGTGATGGGCGAGCGGTTGAGCCCCAGGGTCCAGATTGCGATCGCGATCGCGGCGATCGGCGTGGTGGTGATGACCTTTGCAGCCGGCCAACCCCCGTGGATATCGCTTTGGCTCGCCGTCACCTTCGCCCTCTACGGTCTCTTGAAGAAGCAGGCCGACGCTGCGGAACCGCTCGAAGGTCTCGTCATCGAAACCGGTACCGCAGCCATTCCCCTGGCTCTGTGGCTGGCCATCCTGATCGCGGACGGTCAAAGCCAGGTCGTGGCGGGCAGCGTGAATTGGGCGTGGTTGCCTTTCACGGGTGTCATCACCGTAGTGCCGCTATTGCTGTTCGGGATTTCCACCCAACTCATTCCACTTTCAATGGTCGGAATGCTTCAATATCTGGCGCCGTCCATCCAGCTTGCACTCGGGCTCATGCTTTACGGCGAAGCCGTTACCCCAGCGCAGATATTTGGCTTCATCGCAATCTGGCTCGCCCTGGGGATCTACGTCTTCGACAACCTGCGCGCCGTCAGAACAACTGAGACGGCAGCTTGA
- a CDS encoding DUF3604 domain-containing protein, with translation RYNAWQCIGLAGDDRPADCDNSERKRTIQERAWTSPIWYTPPV, from the coding sequence TCGCTACAACGCATGGCAGTGCATCGGGCTCGCGGGAGACGATCGCCCCGCAGACTGCGACAATTCCGAACGCAAACGCACGATTCAGGAGCGCGCCTGGACCTCGCCCATCTGGTATACACCGCCGGTTTGA